Genomic DNA from Fimbriimonas ginsengisoli Gsoil 348:
CAATTTGTCCAGGACCGGACCGATCTCGCGGAAATCGGAGTGGATCAGTTCGATTCTTGTCCCAGGATTTTCCCTGTCTGCTTTCCCAGCCTTTTCCCTAAGCCTCGTATCGGCCTCGGAAAGCATGGATTGATCCCAATCGAAGCCGACCAGCGTGCCCCCCGGAGCGATGAAATCCAGAAACCGAAGGGAATGGCCGGCGAGGCCGAGGGTGCCGTCGACCACGACCTGGCCCGGCTCTAGCGAGAGAACCTCCAGGATTTCCGATAGCATTACCGGGTCGTGAGTCAACATGATTCTTTCTAGCGGAAAGCAGCTTTGGGAGCCGTATTTGAGTCTGCGAAGACCAATCACGCCCCCTTCATCTCCTGATAGGCTTTCTGGATACTCTCCTGCCTTCCCGGACCAAGAGTATCGTTCTTCTTCTCAAACTCTTCGTGTTGAGCCTTATCCCAGATTTCAAGGTGGTCGCCGCAACCGACGATCACGACTTCCTTCGTGAGGCTGGCGAGAGTTCGAAACTTCTGGGGGACGACGACGCGACCCTGATCGTCGAAACTTAGGTCGTCATCCGAGTTCCCTAGCATCAAACGCGTATACTGGCGTCTACCAGGATTAATCGGATCGTGCTGATCGATTTCGTCGAGAATCTGTTGCCACTTCTCGGCCGGATAAGCATCGAGGCACCCGTGCTCTCCCAGGCAGATAGCGAAGCCGTCGCCGAGGCGATCACGCTTCTTTTTACTGATCAGGATCCGCCCCTTACCGTCGATCGTGGCCTCGTCGGTACCCAGCAGCGGCTTGGGTTTTGAACCTAAAACCTCGCTTTCTGACACCGCCAACGCTCCCCCGAACCCGACTAAAGGAAACTTAAGTGGACGGCTTCCGCATCCTGCTCGCCGTCCACAGAACAAGGGTTGAGCACCCCGCCCTTCCCCGCTTGGCCTCGTCATTCCTTGACTAGGCTTTGCTGATAGGGAGAATACTGGGAGAATCCTGGGAATGGAAGGGGCGAAGAGTCTTTTGTCGCGGTTTTGCGCAATTTATGCGGAGGTTTCTAGGTTGACGTGTACGCCTGCCTACATGTTTTGCCCTAAGTTATTCACATTTTGATGCCTCATGGCGTTTCGTGAAAAACCTGTGGATAACTAGCCGACTATTCCTATAGGCTTGGACGCTACCTGGCATTTATATCAGGTCTCCGTTTTGAAAGGGCGCGAAAACTTATACGTATCTTACGACACGCAAATCGGTGTGTGTAAGTTACACGATAAATCTTGACCTTTGCCCGATTCAAGCCTGAAGAGCGCTTCGGAACTGTTCTTGGTACAGGTCGCGGTAGATCCCTGGCCGCTCCGTTAACTCGTCGTGGGTGCCTTGATCCACGATCCGGCCTTCCTCCATGACGAGGATTCGGTCGGCGTCCACCACGGAGGAGAGCCGGTGAGCGATGATAAACGTCGTCCGCCCCTTCATCACCACCCGAAGGGCGTCCTGGACCCGCGCCTCCGTCTCTCCATCCAGGGCGCTGGTTACATCGTCGAGGATCAGAATCCTTGGATCGGTCACCAAAGCCCGCGCAAGGGCCAAGCGTTGCTTCTGCCCTCCACTGAGCTTAATGCCGTTCTCCCCGATCATCGTTTCGTACCCGTCGGGGAGAGACTCTACAAAGTCGTGGAGGTCGGCCGCCTTGGAGGCGCGAATCGCTTCCTCGTCGGATGCGTCACGGTTTCCGTACTTGATGTTCTCCATAAGCGTGACGCTGAACAGCACGTTTTCCTGAGCGACCATGCTGATCTGCCGCCGTAGCGATTCGAGCCGGACGTCGCAAAGGTTGTAGCCGTCGACCCGCACATGCCCCTGCGTCGGGTCGTAGAACCGCATCAGAAGGTTCATCAAGGTGGTTTTCCCCGCACCGCTATGGCCGACGATGGCGATCACCTGCCCCGCGTCCACGTGGAGATCCACGCCGCGGATGACCTCCTGATCCTCCATATATCCGAAGTGAACGTCTTGGAAGTCGACCTGGCCACGCAAGGAAGGGAGTGGCAACGCGTCGGGCTTGTCCTCGACCTCGGGCCGGGTATCGAGGGTCTGAAACACTCGGTCCATCGCCGACACCGCCCATTGGAGCGAGTTGTTGAAGTCGATCACGCGCACGGCGGGGTTGAAAATGAAGCCGATGTAAAACGTGAGCGCCACCAGCTTTCCGGTGGTCATCTCGCCGTGCTGCACCATCCAGCCGCCGTACGAGTAGACGACGCCGGTCCCAAGCGAGCTGATGATGGCGGAAAC
This window encodes:
- a CDS encoding division/cell wall cluster transcriptional repressor MraZ; this translates as MSESEVLGSKPKPLLGTDEATIDGKGRILISKKKRDRLGDGFAICLGEHGCLDAYPAEKWQQILDEIDQHDPINPGRRQYTRLMLGNSDDDLSFDDQGRVVVPQKFRTLASLTKEVVIVGCGDHLEIWDKAQHEEFEKKNDTLGPGRQESIQKAYQEMKGA
- a CDS encoding ABC transporter ATP-binding protein: MRSFRRTLAILRPYRGRVLLAVTMTLLVTLLQIVPPRIYQVAIDDAIRPALAARGELSKPTPARPPARETALRRQVDRAPSTITWLAVILIAVIVVRNVCSYLNSYTVSWIGNRFVFDLRFALWRHLQRLSLTFHNQTQTGKIMARATADIELIQQLIQGQLVTFISDLVTLVAVLAMLFFLEWRLAGIIVLLVPFYVVSYLTFLKNIREVSNDQRRLYDEMIGKLSEKISGIAVVKAFVREDWERQDFMKTVRAKFKVDMRQVHLNRRLGLVSAIISSLGTGVVYSYGGWMVQHGEMTTGKLVALTFYIGFIFNPAVRVIDFNNSLQWAVSAMDRVFQTLDTRPEVEDKPDALPLPSLRGQVDFQDVHFGYMEDQEVIRGVDLHVDAGQVIAIVGHSGAGKTTLMNLLMRFYDPTQGHVRVDGYNLCDVRLESLRRQISMVAQENVLFSVTLMENIKYGNRDASDEEAIRASKAADLHDFVESLPDGYETMIGENGIKLSGGQKQRLALARALVTDPRILILDDVTSALDGETEARVQDALRVVMKGRTTFIIAHRLSSVVDADRILVMEEGRIVDQGTHDELTERPGIYRDLYQEQFRSALQA